The DNA window GCAATTCCACACCTTTTTCCCGATACATGCCGCACAACTCGGGCAACACCTGCTCGGCCACACCTTCGGCCACCAGCAGCGTCTCCATCGCATTGCAGACACCGTAACGATGCGTCTTAGCATTGAAGGCGATTTGCAGCGCCTTCTCCAGATCGGCCTCGTCATCGATATAAACATGACAAATGCCGTGCAGATGTTTTATCACCGGCACGCGCGCCTCGGCGCTGATGCGCTCGATCAGCCCCTTGCCGCCGCGCGGAATGATCACATCCACATATTCCGGCATCGCGACCAAACGACCGACCGCCGCGCGATCAGCCGTCTCGATCACCTGCACCGCATCGGCGGGCAGACCGGCCTTTTCCAGCCCCGCGTGAATACAACGGGCGATGGCCTGATTGGAATGCAGCGCCTCCGACCCGCCGCGCAGAATCGCGGCGTTGCCCGACTTCAAACACAGCGCCGCCGCATCAGCGGTCACATTCGGACGCGACTCATAAATAATCCCGACAACCCCCAGCGGCACCCGCATCTTGCCCACCTGAATCCCCGAAGGGCGATAGGCCAGATCCGAAATCTCACCGACCGGATCGGGCAGCGCCATGATCTGGCGAATCCCCTCCGTCATCCCGGCGATCACCTTAGGCGTCAATTCCAGCCGGTCCAGCAGCGCCGCATCCAGCCCGTTCTTGCGCCCAGCCGCCATATCCTTAACGTTGGCCGCCAGTACCCCCGCCTCATCCGCCTCGATGGCCACCGCAATCGCCTCCAACGCCGCATTTTTCAGCTTCGTCTCCGCGCGGCTCATCGCTCGCGCAGCAGCACGGGCCTGGCGGCCGACACGGGTCATATATTCAATTACGTCACTCATGGTTCGGTACCGGGTTGAATCCGTTAGCCCCAATAGAGGGGTGAAAGGGGGTATTTTAGCAATACCTGGGGGTGCTGTCCTGTTGGGGGTGTTTTCGGGCCGGTTGAGCCCGACTTTGGCCTGCGAAAGGGGTTGCTGAAAGTGATGGCTCACCGGTTTGCAGCCGGTGTTGAGCCTTTCGTTTTATTTATCAACTGGGATACCGATTTCGGCCAAAAGTGGAATTATATGTAGGTTGGCGCTGAGCGCTCTTTGCGAAGCCCAACATGGCTGCATGGATTGAAGAAACGTTGGGCTTCGTACCGCAGCCCATATATGGTCTCCTCCCGTTTTGCAAGACACCGTACACACTCTGACAGGGACAGGATTGCTTCCATATATCCGGCCTATTGACGAAGAAGTTACTCCTCTGGCCTCGATGTGGTCTGCGCGTATCGTCCTAATCAACCTACCGGCTTTCAACAGCCTTCGGGCTTAACAGGTTTTCAATACGCTGGTCTTACCTGTGGTGTCATCATGGTTACGCTATCTTCGCAATCGTCGGCAGGTCTACCTCTTTAACTTTTTCCGCTATAACGCTATTGCATCTTATGCTGGGCAATACTCTGTTTTATTACGCAACAGCGCCCACCCCATACGGGCAAGCTTGTTGGCCAATGCGACAGCCGCTTTATTTGTACCGCGTCGCTCACGGATGCGGTTGATCCAGCGGCTGAGACTGTCGTCTTTATTCTTGGC is part of the Gammaproteobacteria bacterium genome and encodes:
- a CDS encoding glutamate-5-semialdehyde dehydrogenase: MSDVIEYMTRVGRQARAAARAMSRAETKLKNAALEAIAVAIEADEAGVLAANVKDMAAGRKNGLDAALLDRLELTPKVIAGMTEGIRQIMALPDPVGEISDLAYRPSGIQVGKMRVPLGVVGIIYESRPNVTADAAALCLKSGNAAILRGGSEALHSNQAIARCIHAGLEKAGLPADAVQVIETADRAAVGRLVAMPEYVDVIIPRGGKGLIERISAEARVPVIKHLHGICHVYIDDEADLEKALQIAFNAKTHRYGVCNAMETLLVAEGVAEQVLPELCGMYREKGVELRGCATTCRLISYAKPATEEDWHTEYLAPILSIRVVKDLDEAMDHIAMYGSNHTEAIVTENYTKARRFLREVDSSSVMVNASTRFADGFEYGLGAEIGISTDKFHVRGPVGLEGLTSQKFVVLGNGQIRQ